A DNA window from Paraburkholderia sp. IMGN_8 contains the following coding sequences:
- a CDS encoding DUF4136 domain-containing protein has product MQHEHAPYRSEKMVKAILICAALAAASLTGCAGLNADVHTPNPAAALQGERTYAIARMPSQDASADHPQFEALLRDELAKNGFVEAAAQQAHYLLSIAYDTRPATVGVNAGDCAASACGRPAEPSFSLFGGRAYQHALTLRFFERASGKEVYKVSAMSSDRDADPQHAMPTLVKSALAKFPFDAPPDWRVKLRADQASGVPEVIAVKPVVQ; this is encoded by the coding sequence ATGCAGCATGAACACGCACCTTATCGAAGCGAGAAGATGGTGAAAGCGATACTGATCTGTGCCGCGCTGGCCGCGGCGAGTCTCACCGGTTGCGCGGGCCTGAACGCCGACGTGCACACTCCGAATCCGGCGGCTGCGTTGCAAGGCGAGCGCACGTATGCGATTGCGCGCATGCCGTCGCAGGATGCCAGTGCGGATCATCCGCAATTCGAAGCCTTACTGCGCGATGAACTGGCGAAGAATGGCTTCGTCGAGGCGGCGGCGCAGCAGGCGCACTATCTACTGTCGATCGCGTATGACACGCGGCCGGCCACGGTTGGCGTCAATGCAGGGGATTGTGCGGCAAGCGCGTGCGGCCGTCCGGCCGAGCCGTCGTTTTCGCTGTTCGGCGGGCGAGCGTACCAGCACGCGTTGACGCTGCGGTTCTTCGAGCGGGCGAGTGGGAAGGAGGTCTACAAGGTCAGCGCGATGAGCAGCGATCGCGACGCCGACCCGCAGCACGCAATGCCAACCCTCGTGAAAAGCGCATTGGCCAAATTTCCGTTCGACGCGCCGCCGGACTGGCGTGTGAAGCTGCGCGCCGATCAGGCGAGCGGCGTGCCGGAAGTGATAGCGGTCAAGCCGGTCGTGCAGTAA
- a CDS encoding CHASE2 domain-containing protein, with protein sequence MPTPSPRLSLDPRARLGRRAGRRFLFEWVGIGCLGLIVILLGSFGRLTASVDHLVYDRFLSLRAQPVSPDIVVVEIDNASIAQLGRWPWPRSVHARLLEQLARAKPAAVIYDVLFTEANPDDAQLARAIALSPTYLPMLLSPLDDAGRRVAVDPVPPLAHAAAGLGHINLEVDSDGIVRSVAQFEGDAQSRWPQLMVPVAQAVERGVLQLSERPQKLSASHAAATESQGEARFLIPFGPNAQNYSKLSFASVLAGDVPPEKLRGRIVLIGVTASGLYDRFATPVSGELGPLPGVYIHANVLDTLLTGRTIEPAEPWLLFAVSLVPLAALLAGFLVLSPRRSLLLTGALCLLAAAGSAALLYGVRLWMSPVPAIVGVIVVYPIWNWRRLEMTMAYLREELQRLADEPHLLPETPQRRREFGGDVLEQHMALMARAAQRVQDMKRFVWDSLDSVPEPILVSDVQGIVLIANHAAKAHFARLGLATPEGQPMQTVLGGLTLVKTIDNGASSDAENNLFAHAHWPALLDPARGEFAALMAQGVEVRDADERDHLLRYANCTNEQGETTGWIAGLVDVSALHAAERQREDALRLLSHDMRSPQASILALVEIERARSESALARGLLERIERYAQRALTLADDFVQLARAESQTYVLEPVSLTELMIDASDEVWPQAHAKRITLETDNDGDDGHWICADRSLMTRALVNILNNAVKYSPPDTRITCSLSNLSSPGSLAPKAAPGAANRVSCTIRDEGYGIPEEQQAGLFERFRRFHEAERPEVGGAGLGMAFVKTVVTRHGGDVEVVSAPGKGTAFTICLPALEDTQPEMQPDAP encoded by the coding sequence TTGCCGACCCCATCCCCGCGCCTGAGCCTCGACCCGCGCGCGCGCCTCGGAAGGCGCGCTGGTCGCCGCTTCCTGTTCGAATGGGTGGGCATCGGTTGCCTCGGCCTCATCGTGATTCTGCTCGGCTCATTTGGCCGGCTGACCGCGAGCGTCGATCATCTGGTCTACGACCGCTTCCTGAGCCTGCGCGCGCAGCCCGTGTCGCCGGACATCGTGGTGGTCGAAATCGACAACGCCAGCATCGCGCAGCTCGGCCGTTGGCCATGGCCGCGCAGCGTGCACGCGCGGCTGCTCGAACAGCTCGCCAGGGCGAAACCCGCCGCGGTGATCTACGACGTGCTGTTCACCGAAGCCAATCCGGACGACGCCCAACTGGCACGGGCCATCGCGCTGAGCCCCACCTATCTGCCGATGCTGCTCAGTCCGCTCGACGACGCCGGCCGGCGCGTCGCAGTCGACCCGGTGCCGCCGCTCGCGCATGCCGCCGCCGGCCTTGGCCATATCAATCTTGAAGTCGACAGCGACGGTATCGTGCGCAGCGTCGCGCAATTCGAAGGCGATGCGCAGTCGCGCTGGCCGCAATTGATGGTGCCGGTTGCGCAGGCAGTCGAGCGCGGCGTGCTGCAGTTGAGCGAGCGCCCGCAAAAGCTTTCCGCGAGCCACGCGGCGGCTACGGAGTCTCAGGGCGAAGCCCGCTTTCTGATTCCGTTCGGCCCGAACGCGCAGAACTATTCGAAACTGAGCTTCGCGAGCGTCCTCGCGGGCGATGTGCCGCCGGAAAAGCTGCGCGGACGCATCGTGCTGATCGGCGTGACCGCATCCGGTTTGTACGACCGTTTTGCCACGCCGGTGTCCGGCGAATTGGGCCCGCTGCCCGGCGTCTATATCCATGCGAACGTGCTCGACACGCTGCTGACCGGCCGCACGATCGAGCCCGCTGAGCCGTGGCTGCTGTTCGCCGTGTCGCTGGTGCCGCTTGCCGCGCTGCTGGCGGGTTTCCTCGTGTTGTCGCCGCGCCGTTCGTTGCTATTGACCGGCGCGCTGTGTCTGCTTGCCGCAGCCGGCAGCGCGGCCCTGCTGTACGGCGTGCGACTGTGGATGTCGCCGGTGCCGGCGATTGTCGGCGTGATCGTCGTGTATCCGATCTGGAACTGGCGGCGCCTCGAAATGACGATGGCCTATCTGCGCGAAGAGCTGCAACGCCTCGCCGACGAACCGCATCTGTTGCCCGAAACGCCGCAGCGCCGCCGTGAATTCGGCGGTGACGTGCTGGAGCAGCATATGGCGCTGATGGCGCGGGCCGCGCAGCGCGTGCAGGACATGAAGCGTTTCGTGTGGGACAGCCTCGATAGCGTGCCCGAGCCGATCCTGGTCAGCGACGTGCAAGGCATTGTGCTGATCGCGAACCACGCGGCTAAGGCGCATTTCGCGCGTCTGGGCCTGGCAACGCCGGAAGGCCAGCCGATGCAGACGGTGCTGGGCGGCCTGACGCTGGTGAAGACCATCGACAACGGCGCTTCATCCGATGCCGAAAACAATCTGTTCGCGCACGCCCATTGGCCCGCGCTGCTCGACCCGGCGCGCGGGGAATTTGCCGCGCTGATGGCGCAGGGCGTCGAGGTGCGCGACGCCGACGAGCGCGACCATTTGCTGCGTTACGCGAACTGCACCAACGAGCAAGGCGAGACGACCGGCTGGATCGCGGGCCTGGTCGACGTGTCGGCCTTGCATGCGGCCGAGCGTCAGCGCGAAGACGCGCTGCGGCTGTTGTCGCACGATATGCGCTCGCCGCAGGCGTCGATTCTGGCACTGGTGGAGATCGAGCGTGCCCGCAGCGAGTCGGCGCTTGCGCGCGGTTTGCTGGAGCGCATCGAACGCTACGCGCAACGCGCGCTGACGCTCGCCGACGATTTCGTGCAACTGGCGCGCGCCGAATCGCAAACCTATGTGCTCGAACCGGTGAGCCTGACGGAACTGATGATCGACGCCAGCGACGAAGTCTGGCCGCAGGCCCATGCCAAGCGCATCACGCTGGAAACGGACAACGATGGCGACGACGGCCACTGGATCTGCGCCGACCGTTCGCTGATGACGCGCGCCCTCGTCAACATTCTGAACAATGCGGTCAAATACAGTCCGCCGGATACGCGGATCACGTGCAGCTTGAGCAACTTAAGTAGTCCCGGCAGCCTTGCGCCGAAGGCCGCACCGGGCGCGGCAAACCGCGTGTCGTGTACGATCCGCGACGAAGGCTACGGCATTCCCGAGGAACAGCAGGCGGGTCTGTTCGAGCGGTTCCGGCGCTTTCACGAGGCGGAGCGGCCCGAAGTCGGCGGCGCGGGATTGGGGATGGCGTTTGTCAAAACCGTCGTGACGCGTCATGGCGGCGATGTGGAGGTGGTCAGCGCGCCGGGCAAGGGAACGGCTTTTACGATTTGTCTGCCGGCGTTAGAGGACACGCAGCCTGAAATGCAGCCTGATGCGCCGTAG
- the bluB gene encoding 5,6-dimethylbenzimidazole synthase: MAKPFNDSEREAVYRAIYERRDMRHFVRDPVDPAVLQRLLDAAHHAPSVGFMQPWRIARITDPALRTALHETVESERLATADALGKRREDFMKLKVEGMLECGELLVMALMDGRERHIFGRRTLPEMDLASVACAIQNMWLAARAEGLGMGWVSLFDVETVRSLLHMPAGARPVAILCLGHVDQFYSEPMLETERWASRMPLADCVFENRWPDDKAPE; this comes from the coding sequence ATGGCGAAGCCTTTTAACGATTCCGAACGCGAAGCGGTCTACCGCGCGATTTACGAACGGCGCGACATGCGCCACTTCGTGCGCGACCCGGTCGATCCCGCCGTGTTGCAACGTCTGCTCGACGCGGCGCATCACGCGCCTAGTGTCGGCTTCATGCAGCCCTGGCGCATCGCGCGCATCACCGATCCGGCCTTGCGCACCGCTTTGCACGAGACCGTCGAAAGCGAACGGCTCGCCACCGCGGATGCGCTCGGCAAGCGGCGCGAAGATTTCATGAAGCTGAAAGTCGAAGGCATGCTGGAATGCGGCGAACTGCTGGTGATGGCGCTGATGGACGGTCGCGAGCGGCACATCTTCGGACGCCGCACCTTGCCGGAGATGGATCTCGCGTCGGTGGCGTGCGCGATCCAGAACATGTGGCTAGCGGCACGCGCGGAAGGCCTGGGAATGGGCTGGGTGTCGCTATTCGACGTCGAGACGGTGCGCTCGCTGCTGCATATGCCCGCGGGCGCACGGCCGGTGGCGATCCTGTGTCTCGGCCACGTCGATCAGTTTTACAGCGAGCCGATGCTGGAAACCGAACGCTGGGCGAGCCGCATGCCGCTCGCCGACTGCGTGTTCGAAAACCGCTGGCCGGACGATAAAGCGCCGGAATAA